One window from the genome of Megalobrama amblycephala isolate DHTTF-2021 linkage group LG4, ASM1881202v1, whole genome shotgun sequence encodes:
- the tnksb gene encoding tankyrase, TRF1-interacting ankyrin-related ADP-ribose polymerase b isoform X6, which yields MAVSRRSSQHQQSSLQPSPRNAVIASPPPESPSAIIPESTSLLSPSSTGAAECGGATMESAAASSSSASSPDRPSPATAVAAAASSAAGSSSCSSISSSATAGSQSPGSGATSPGEGVCGAGGAFRELFEACRNGDVSRVKRLVDSVNVNAKDMAGRKSTPLHFAAGFGRKDVVEHLLQTGANVHSRDDGGLIPLHNACSFGHAEVVSLLLCSGADPNARDNWNYTPLHEAAIKGKIDVCIVLLQHGADPNIRNTDGKSALDLADPSAKTVLTGEYKKDELLEAARSGNEEKLMALLTPLNVNCHASDGRKSTPLHLAAGYNRVRIVQLLLQYGADVHAKDKGGLVPLHNACSYGHYEVTELLLKHGACVNAMDLWQFTPLHEAASKNRVEVCSLLLSHGADPTLLNCHGKSAVDVAPTPELKERLTYEFKGHTLLQAAREADMAKVKKTAQEIISFKHPHSHDSALHCAVASPHPKRKQVTELLLRKGANIHEKNKDFMTPFHVAAERGHNDVLEVLQKHGAKVPAWDLFQDLVNAVDTLGQTALHRAALAGHIQTCRLLLSYGADPSIISLQGFTASQMGNEAIQQILNENIPPRNSDVDYRFLEAAKAGDLDTVKQLCSPQNVNCRDLEGRHSTPLHFAAGYNRVAVVEYLLHHGADVHAKDKGGLVPLHNACSYGHYEVAELLVRHGASVNVADLWKFTPLHEAAAKGKYEICKLLLKHGADPSKKNRDGNMALDMVKDGDTDIQDLLRGDAALLDAAKKGCLARVQKLCSPENINCRDTQGRNSTPLHLAAGYNNLEVAEYLLEHGADVNAQDKGGLIPLHNAASYGHVDIAALLIKYNTCVNATDKWAFTPLHEAAQKGRTQLCALLLAHGADPTMKNQEGQTALDLATADDIRALLMDAMPPDALPSCFKPQATVLSAALISPASTPSCLSAASSIDNLAGPLCDGASGGATGPADGASGTERKEGDGEKDEDVKKRTVLDMNISQFLKSLGLEHLRDIFEREQITLDVLADMGHEELKEIGINAYGHRHKLIKGIERLLGGQQGANPYLTFHCTNQGTVLIDLAVDDKEFQSVEEEMQSTIREHRDGGNAGGVFSRYNVIKIQKVVNKKLRERYTHRQKEIADENHNHHNERMLFHGSPFINAIIHKGFDERHAYIGGMFGAGIYFAENSSKSNQYVYGIGGGTGCPTHKDRSCYVCHRQMLFCRVTLGKSFLQFSAMKMAHAPPGHHSVIGRPSVNGLAYAEYVIYRGEQAYPEYLITYQIIKPDSTPQSSTGAEQKS from the exons ATGGCGGTGTCCCGTCGATCCTCACAGCACCAACAAAGCAGTCTGCAGCCGTCTCCGCGGAATGCCGTGATCGCGTCCCCCCCTCCTGAATCGCCGTCCGCGATTATTCCCGAATCGACGAGTTTATTGAGCCCCTCGTCCACTGGCGCAGCGGAATGCGGCGGAGCGACGATGGAGTCCGCAGCggcctcctcctcctccgcctCTTCTCCGGACCGGCCCTCCCCAGCAACAGCAGTGGCCGCCGCAGCGTCGTCAGCAGCCGGGAGCTCCAGCTGCAGCAGCATTAGTTCAAGCGCGACCGCAGGCAGCCAGAGCCCCGGCTCAGGAGCGACCAGTCCCGGGGAAGGAGTGTGCGGGGCTGGCGGGGCGTTCAGAGAGCTATTTGAGGCCTGTCGGAACGGAGATGTGTCGCGGGTGAAGAGGCTGGTGGACTCGGTGAATGTGAACGCCAAAGACATGGCCGGACGAAAATCAACCCCTCTGCATTTCGCTGCAG GCTTTGGCAGAAAGGACGTGGTCGAGCATCTCTTGCAGACCGGAGCAAATGTCCATTCCCGTGACGACGGTGGTCTGATCCCGCTCCATAACGCCTGCTCGTTCGGGCACGCAGAGGTGGTCAGCCTGCTGCTGTGTAGCGGCGCGGACCCCAACGCACGAGACAACTGGAACTACACACCTCTACACGAGGCTGCCATCAAGGGCAAAATAGACGTGTGCATTG ttttgCTCCAGCATGGTGCTGATCCAAACATTAGAAACACTGACGGCAAATCAGCTCTGGACCTGGCAGACCCTTCTGCTAAGACCGTCCTCACTG GTGAATATAAGAAGGATGAACTGTTGGAGGCAGCGAG GAGCGGAAACGAGGAAAAGCTGATGGCGCTTTTGACCCCACTTAACGTCAACTGTCATGCCAGCGATGGACGCAAG TCCACTCCTCTTCACCTGGCCGCTGGGTATAATCGCGTGCGTATAGTGCAGCTACTGCTGCAGTACGGCGCTGACGTCCATGCCAAAGACAAAGG tGGTCTTGTTCCTCTGCATAATGCCTGCTCTTATGGTCACTACGAGGTCACAGAGCTACTGTTGAag CACGGGGCGTGCGTTAATGCCATGGACTTGTGGCAGTTCACCCCGCTGCACGAGGCGGCCAGTAAGAATCGAGTGGAGGTGTGTTCACTGCTGCTGAGCCACGGCGCCGATCCCACACTGCTCAACTGCCACGGCAAGAGCGCGGTGGATGTGGCGCCCACACCTGAACTTAAAGAGAGACTCACCT ATGAGTTCAAAGGACATACGCTTTTGCAAGCGGCCCGTGAGGCAGACATGGCAAAGGTCAAGAAAACGGCTCAAGAGATCATCAGTTTCAAACACCCTCACTCCCATGACTCTGCTTTG CACTGCGCCGTAGCCTCTCCTCATCCCAAACGCAAACAGGTCACAGAGCTGCTGCTGCGGAAAGGTGCCAACATTCACGAGAAGAACAAGGA TTTTATGACTCCGTTCCACGTAGCGGCTGAGCGGGGTCATAATGATGTGCTTGAAGTCCTACAGAAACACGGAGCAAAGGTACCAGCATGGGATCTGTTCCAGGATCTA gtgAATGCTGTGGACACACTGGGACAGACAGCTCTGCACAGGGCGGCCCTTGCTGGCCACATCCAGACTTGCAGACTATTGCTGAGTTACGGAGCCGACCCGTCAATCATTTCACTGCAGGGCTTCACCGCCTCACAGATGGGCAATGAAGCCATTCAACAGATACTAAATG AGAACATTCCTCCCCGTAATTCGGATGTGGATTACCGCTTTCTCGAGGCTGCTAAAGCCGGAGACCTTGACACAGTGAAG CAACTGTGCTCACCTCAAAACGTGAACTGTCGTGATCTGGAGGGCCGTCACTCCACCCCGCTGCATTTCGCTGCAGGCTACAACCGCGTGGCTGTGGTGGAATACCTGCTGCATCATGGGGCCGATGTCCACGCTAAAGATAAAGG TGGTCTGGTTCCTTTGCACAACGCGTGTTCGTATGGTCACTATGAGGTGGCGGAGCTGCTGGTGAGACATGGAGCGTCTGTGAACGTGGCGGACCTTTGGAAGTTCACACCACTACATGAAGCTGCAGCCAAGGGCAAATATGAGATCTGCAAACTACTGCTCAAG CACGGCGCTGACCCATCTAAGAAGAACCGTGATGGCAACATGGCTCTGGACATGGTGAAGGACGGAGACACGGACATCCAGGACCTGCTGCGTGGAGACGCCGCCCTGCTGGATGCCGCCAAGAAGGGCTGTTTGGCTCGAGTGCAGAAACTCTGCAGCCCTGAAAACATCAACTGTAGAGACACACAGGGCAGGAACTCCACACCACTGCACCTTGCAG CTGGTTACAATAACCTGGAGGTGGCCGAGTATCTCCTGGAGCACGGAGCGGATGTGAACGCTCAGGATAAAGGAGGACTGATCCCTCTGCATAACGCTGCTTCATATGGG CATGTGGATATCGCCGCCCTCCTGATCAAGTATAACACGTGCGTGAATGCGACCGATAAGTGGGCGTTCACTCCGCTGCATGAGGCTGCGCAGAAGGGCCGCACACAGCTGTGTGCACTGCTGCTGGCACACGGTGCTGACCCAACCATGAAGAACCAGGAGGGACAGACAGCTCTGGACCTGGCCACG GCCGATGACATTCGTGCGTTGCTGATGGACGCAATGCCTCCTGATGCCCTTCCCAGCTGTTTCAAACCACAGGCCACCGTACTCAGCGCCGCTCTGATATCACCTGCCTCCACACCCTCCTGCCTCTCCGCCGCCTCCAGCATCGATAACCTGGCCGGGCCCCTCTGCGACGGGGCCAGTGGAGGGGCTACAGGACCCGCTGATGGAGCCTCCGGAACAGAGCGGAAGGAAGGAGATGGTGAGAAAGATGAAGATGTTAAGAAAAGAA CTGTCCTAGATATGAACATCTCACAATTCCTGAAGAGTCTGGGGCTTGAACATTTGAGGGACATCTTTGAGAGAGAACAG ATCACTCTGGACGTGTTGGCTGACATGGGTCACGAGGAGCTCAAGGAGATCGGCATCAATGCTTACGGACACCGTCATAAACTCATCAAAGGCATTGAGAGGCTGCTGGGAGGACAGCAGG GTGCCAACCCATACCTGACCTTCCACTGCACCAATCAGGGCACAGTTTTGATTGACCTGGCTGTGGATGATAAAGAGTTTCAGTCTGTTGAGGAAGAG ATGCAAAGCACAATTCGGGAGCACAGGGATGGAGGAAACGCGGGTGGCGTTTTCAGTCGATATAATGTCATCAAG ATCCAGAAGGTGGTGAATAAGAAACTGAGAGAGCGATATACACACAGGCAGAAGGAGATTGCAGACGAGAATCACAATCACCACAATGAGCGAATGCTGTTTCATG gatCTCCGTTCATAAATGCCATCATCCATAAAGGATTCGATGAGCGTCATGCATATATTGGTGGCATGTTTGGAGCTGGCATTTATTTTGCAGAGAACTCCTCTAAGAGCAACCAGTACGTCTACGGCATCGGTGGCGGCACTGGCTGCCCCACTCACAAAGACCGTTCCTGTTACGTGTGCCACAG GCAAATGTTGTTCTGTCGTGTGACATTGGGAAAGTCCTTTCTGCAGTTCAGCGCCATGAAGATGGCCCACGCTCCCCCTGGTCATCACTCTGTGATCGGCCGTCCCAGTGTCAACGGCCTGGCCTACGCGGAGTATGTGATCTACCGCGGAGAACAG GCCTACCCAGAGTATCTCATCACTTATCAGATAATAAAGCCGGACAGCACGCCTCAGTCCTCCACAGGAGCAGAGCAGAAGTCATAG
- the tnksb gene encoding tankyrase, TRF1-interacting ankyrin-related ADP-ribose polymerase b isoform X9, whose protein sequence is MAVSRRSSQHQQSSLQPSPRNAVIASPPPESPSAIIPESTSLLSPSSTGAAECGGATMESAAASSSSASSPDRPSPATAVAAAASSAAGSSSCSSISSSATAGSQSPGSGATSPGEGVCGAGGAFRELFEACRNGDVSRVKRLVDSVNVNAKDMAGRKSTPLHFAAGFGRKDVVEHLLQTGANVHSRDDGGLIPLHNACSFGHAEVVSLLLCSGADPNARDNWNYTPLHEAAIKGKIDVCIVLLQHGADPNIRNTDGKSALDLADPSAKTVLTGEYKKDELLEAARSGNEEKLMALLTPLNVNCHASDGRKSTSQKMLSTPLHLAAGYNRVRIVQLLLQYGADVHAKDKGGLVPLHNACSYGHYEVTELLLKHGACVNAMDLWQFTPLHEAASKNRVEVCSLLLSHGADPTLLNCHGKSAVDVAPTPELKERLTYEFKGHTLLQAAREADMAKVKKTAQEIISFKHPHSHDSALHCAVASPHPKRKQVTELLLRKGANIHEKNKDFMTPFHVAAERGHNDVLEVLQKHGAKVNAVDTLGQTALHRAALAGHIQTCRLLLSYGADPSIISLQGFTASQMGNEAIQQILNENIPPRNSDVDYRFLEAAKAGDLDTVKQLCSPQNVNCRDLEGRHSTPLHFAAGYNRVAVVEYLLHHGADVHAKDKGGLVPLHNACSYGHYEVAELLVRHGASVNVADLWKFTPLHEAAAKGKYEICKLLLKHGADPSKKNRDGNMALDMVKDGDTDIQDLLRGDAALLDAAKKGCLARVQKLCSPENINCRDTQGRNSTPLHLAAGYNNLEVAEYLLEHGADVNAQDKGGLIPLHNAASYGHVDIAALLIKYNTCVNATDKWAFTPLHEAAQKGRTQLCALLLAHGADPTMKNQEGQTALDLATADDIRALLMDAMPPDALPSCFKPQATVLSAALISPASTPSCLSAASSIDNLAGPLCDGASGGATGPADGASGTERKEGDAVLDMNISQFLKSLGLEHLRDIFEREQITLDVLADMGHEELKEIGINAYGHRHKLIKGIERLLGGQQGANPYLTFHCTNQGTVLIDLAVDDKEFQSVEEEMQSTIREHRDGGNAGGVFSRYNVIKIQKVVNKKLRERYTHRQKEIADENHNHHNERMLFHGSPFINAIIHKGFDERHAYIGGMFGAGIYFAENSSKSNQYVYGIGGGTGCPTHKDRSCYVCHRQMLFCRVTLGKSFLQFSAMKMAHAPPGHHSVIGRPSVNGLAYAEYVIYRGEQAYPEYLITYQIIKPDSTPQSSTGAEQKS, encoded by the exons ATGGCGGTGTCCCGTCGATCCTCACAGCACCAACAAAGCAGTCTGCAGCCGTCTCCGCGGAATGCCGTGATCGCGTCCCCCCCTCCTGAATCGCCGTCCGCGATTATTCCCGAATCGACGAGTTTATTGAGCCCCTCGTCCACTGGCGCAGCGGAATGCGGCGGAGCGACGATGGAGTCCGCAGCggcctcctcctcctccgcctCTTCTCCGGACCGGCCCTCCCCAGCAACAGCAGTGGCCGCCGCAGCGTCGTCAGCAGCCGGGAGCTCCAGCTGCAGCAGCATTAGTTCAAGCGCGACCGCAGGCAGCCAGAGCCCCGGCTCAGGAGCGACCAGTCCCGGGGAAGGAGTGTGCGGGGCTGGCGGGGCGTTCAGAGAGCTATTTGAGGCCTGTCGGAACGGAGATGTGTCGCGGGTGAAGAGGCTGGTGGACTCGGTGAATGTGAACGCCAAAGACATGGCCGGACGAAAATCAACCCCTCTGCATTTCGCTGCAG GCTTTGGCAGAAAGGACGTGGTCGAGCATCTCTTGCAGACCGGAGCAAATGTCCATTCCCGTGACGACGGTGGTCTGATCCCGCTCCATAACGCCTGCTCGTTCGGGCACGCAGAGGTGGTCAGCCTGCTGCTGTGTAGCGGCGCGGACCCCAACGCACGAGACAACTGGAACTACACACCTCTACACGAGGCTGCCATCAAGGGCAAAATAGACGTGTGCATTG ttttgCTCCAGCATGGTGCTGATCCAAACATTAGAAACACTGACGGCAAATCAGCTCTGGACCTGGCAGACCCTTCTGCTAAGACCGTCCTCACTG GTGAATATAAGAAGGATGAACTGTTGGAGGCAGCGAG GAGCGGAAACGAGGAAAAGCTGATGGCGCTTTTGACCCCACTTAACGTCAACTGTCATGCCAGCGATGGACGCAAG TCAACATCACAAAAAATGCTG TCCACTCCTCTTCACCTGGCCGCTGGGTATAATCGCGTGCGTATAGTGCAGCTACTGCTGCAGTACGGCGCTGACGTCCATGCCAAAGACAAAGG tGGTCTTGTTCCTCTGCATAATGCCTGCTCTTATGGTCACTACGAGGTCACAGAGCTACTGTTGAag CACGGGGCGTGCGTTAATGCCATGGACTTGTGGCAGTTCACCCCGCTGCACGAGGCGGCCAGTAAGAATCGAGTGGAGGTGTGTTCACTGCTGCTGAGCCACGGCGCCGATCCCACACTGCTCAACTGCCACGGCAAGAGCGCGGTGGATGTGGCGCCCACACCTGAACTTAAAGAGAGACTCACCT ATGAGTTCAAAGGACATACGCTTTTGCAAGCGGCCCGTGAGGCAGACATGGCAAAGGTCAAGAAAACGGCTCAAGAGATCATCAGTTTCAAACACCCTCACTCCCATGACTCTGCTTTG CACTGCGCCGTAGCCTCTCCTCATCCCAAACGCAAACAGGTCACAGAGCTGCTGCTGCGGAAAGGTGCCAACATTCACGAGAAGAACAAGGA TTTTATGACTCCGTTCCACGTAGCGGCTGAGCGGGGTCATAATGATGTGCTTGAAGTCCTACAGAAACACGGAGCAAAG gtgAATGCTGTGGACACACTGGGACAGACAGCTCTGCACAGGGCGGCCCTTGCTGGCCACATCCAGACTTGCAGACTATTGCTGAGTTACGGAGCCGACCCGTCAATCATTTCACTGCAGGGCTTCACCGCCTCACAGATGGGCAATGAAGCCATTCAACAGATACTAAATG AGAACATTCCTCCCCGTAATTCGGATGTGGATTACCGCTTTCTCGAGGCTGCTAAAGCCGGAGACCTTGACACAGTGAAG CAACTGTGCTCACCTCAAAACGTGAACTGTCGTGATCTGGAGGGCCGTCACTCCACCCCGCTGCATTTCGCTGCAGGCTACAACCGCGTGGCTGTGGTGGAATACCTGCTGCATCATGGGGCCGATGTCCACGCTAAAGATAAAGG TGGTCTGGTTCCTTTGCACAACGCGTGTTCGTATGGTCACTATGAGGTGGCGGAGCTGCTGGTGAGACATGGAGCGTCTGTGAACGTGGCGGACCTTTGGAAGTTCACACCACTACATGAAGCTGCAGCCAAGGGCAAATATGAGATCTGCAAACTACTGCTCAAG CACGGCGCTGACCCATCTAAGAAGAACCGTGATGGCAACATGGCTCTGGACATGGTGAAGGACGGAGACACGGACATCCAGGACCTGCTGCGTGGAGACGCCGCCCTGCTGGATGCCGCCAAGAAGGGCTGTTTGGCTCGAGTGCAGAAACTCTGCAGCCCTGAAAACATCAACTGTAGAGACACACAGGGCAGGAACTCCACACCACTGCACCTTGCAG CTGGTTACAATAACCTGGAGGTGGCCGAGTATCTCCTGGAGCACGGAGCGGATGTGAACGCTCAGGATAAAGGAGGACTGATCCCTCTGCATAACGCTGCTTCATATGGG CATGTGGATATCGCCGCCCTCCTGATCAAGTATAACACGTGCGTGAATGCGACCGATAAGTGGGCGTTCACTCCGCTGCATGAGGCTGCGCAGAAGGGCCGCACACAGCTGTGTGCACTGCTGCTGGCACACGGTGCTGACCCAACCATGAAGAACCAGGAGGGACAGACAGCTCTGGACCTGGCCACG GCCGATGACATTCGTGCGTTGCTGATGGACGCAATGCCTCCTGATGCCCTTCCCAGCTGTTTCAAACCACAGGCCACCGTACTCAGCGCCGCTCTGATATCACCTGCCTCCACACCCTCCTGCCTCTCCGCCGCCTCCAGCATCGATAACCTGGCCGGGCCCCTCTGCGACGGGGCCAGTGGAGGGGCTACAGGACCCGCTGATGGAGCCTCCGGAACAGAGCGGAAGGAAGGAGATG CTGTCCTAGATATGAACATCTCACAATTCCTGAAGAGTCTGGGGCTTGAACATTTGAGGGACATCTTTGAGAGAGAACAG ATCACTCTGGACGTGTTGGCTGACATGGGTCACGAGGAGCTCAAGGAGATCGGCATCAATGCTTACGGACACCGTCATAAACTCATCAAAGGCATTGAGAGGCTGCTGGGAGGACAGCAGG GTGCCAACCCATACCTGACCTTCCACTGCACCAATCAGGGCACAGTTTTGATTGACCTGGCTGTGGATGATAAAGAGTTTCAGTCTGTTGAGGAAGAG ATGCAAAGCACAATTCGGGAGCACAGGGATGGAGGAAACGCGGGTGGCGTTTTCAGTCGATATAATGTCATCAAG ATCCAGAAGGTGGTGAATAAGAAACTGAGAGAGCGATATACACACAGGCAGAAGGAGATTGCAGACGAGAATCACAATCACCACAATGAGCGAATGCTGTTTCATG gatCTCCGTTCATAAATGCCATCATCCATAAAGGATTCGATGAGCGTCATGCATATATTGGTGGCATGTTTGGAGCTGGCATTTATTTTGCAGAGAACTCCTCTAAGAGCAACCAGTACGTCTACGGCATCGGTGGCGGCACTGGCTGCCCCACTCACAAAGACCGTTCCTGTTACGTGTGCCACAG GCAAATGTTGTTCTGTCGTGTGACATTGGGAAAGTCCTTTCTGCAGTTCAGCGCCATGAAGATGGCCCACGCTCCCCCTGGTCATCACTCTGTGATCGGCCGTCCCAGTGTCAACGGCCTGGCCTACGCGGAGTATGTGATCTACCGCGGAGAACAG GCCTACCCAGAGTATCTCATCACTTATCAGATAATAAAGCCGGACAGCACGCCTCAGTCCTCCACAGGAGCAGAGCAGAAGTCATAG